Proteins encoded together in one Dehalococcoidia bacterium window:
- a CDS encoding ROK family protein produces MQQKFIAGVDMGATNVRVAIANADGEIEARRAIAYPGGEPEAVLRTVGRAIDDLVRGVWTSATVSAIGMALPGMVDPARGTVASAANLPEWGDVDIGALLAKPRGVPFAAENDANAAAVGEQWLGAAKGMRDFVFVALGTGIGSGVVIDGKLHHGAHLLAGEVAFFPMEQDHIRNPGWQHCLEGVAGGRAAADKAQELFGERAKAGELFEAASSGHAEASGWLRQTQEVLAMALADIASLLDPEAIIVGGGVAAAQGEPFLAPIRDLVHGSTPVKTSIVLSTLGEDAQIVGAVRLALDRVDAGEQVQA; encoded by the coding sequence ATGCAGCAGAAGTTCATCGCCGGGGTCGACATGGGCGCGACGAACGTGCGCGTGGCCATTGCCAACGCGGACGGCGAGATCGAGGCGCGCCGCGCGATCGCCTACCCGGGCGGGGAGCCCGAAGCCGTGCTGAGGACGGTCGGCCGGGCGATCGACGACCTGGTGCGCGGCGTCTGGACGAGCGCGACCGTATCGGCGATCGGCATGGCGCTGCCCGGCATGGTCGACCCGGCGCGGGGCACGGTGGCCTCGGCGGCGAATCTGCCGGAATGGGGCGACGTCGACATCGGCGCGTTGCTGGCGAAGCCGCGCGGCGTGCCATTCGCGGCGGAAAACGACGCCAATGCCGCCGCCGTGGGCGAGCAATGGCTGGGGGCTGCGAAGGGTATGCGCGACTTCGTGTTCGTGGCGCTGGGCACGGGCATCGGCAGCGGCGTCGTGATCGACGGCAAGCTGCACCACGGCGCGCACCTGCTCGCTGGCGAGGTGGCGTTCTTTCCGATGGAGCAGGACCACATCCGCAACCCTGGCTGGCAGCATTGCCTGGAAGGCGTAGCCGGAGGGCGGGCGGCGGCCGACAAGGCGCAAGAGTTGTTCGGCGAGCGCGCGAAGGCTGGGGAGCTATTCGAAGCCGCAAGCAGCGGTCATGCGGAAGCGAGCGGCTGGCTGCGACAGACGCAGGAGGTCCTGGCGATGGCGCTGGCTGACATCGCCTCCCTGCTCGACCCGGAAGCGATCATCGTTGGCGGCGGTGTGGCGGCGGCGCAGGGTGAGCCGTTCCTGGCGCCGATCCGTGACCTGGTGCACGGCTCTACGCCGGTGAAGACGTCGATCGTGCTATCGACGCTGGGCGAAGACGCACAGATCGTAGGCGCAGTCCGGCTCGCGCTTGACCGTGTCGACGCCGGGGAGCAGGTGCAGGCATGA
- a CDS encoding dCMP deaminase family protein yields MRPEPDAYFMGIALAVRARANCTGRRVGAIIVRDYRILSTGYNGTPSKMRNCEDGGCHRCAHPGDYPSGEGYDLCICVHAEQNALLAAARFGVAIEDCTIYTTLQPCFGCLKELLQANVREVCFLKPWESRFAEQYAALVDRLGRDRFRKVDVDDPDAQWALGRAGDAGERTQGHELLIEGQR; encoded by the coding sequence GTGCGCCCTGAACCCGACGCGTACTTCATGGGCATCGCGCTGGCGGTGCGAGCGCGCGCCAACTGCACGGGACGCCGCGTCGGCGCGATCATCGTGCGGGACTATCGCATTCTGAGCACCGGCTACAACGGCACACCATCGAAGATGCGTAACTGCGAAGACGGCGGCTGTCATCGCTGCGCGCACCCCGGCGACTATCCTTCGGGCGAAGGCTACGACCTGTGCATCTGCGTCCACGCCGAACAGAACGCGCTGCTGGCGGCGGCGCGCTTCGGCGTGGCGATCGAAGATTGCACGATCTACACGACGCTGCAGCCGTGCTTCGGCTGCCTGAAGGAGTTGCTGCAGGCGAACGTGCGGGAGGTGTGCTTCCTGAAGCCCTGGGAGTCGCGATTCGCGGAGCAGTACGCCGCGCTCGTCGACCGTCTCGGGCGCGATCGCTTCCGCAAAGTGGACGTCGACGATCCGGATGCGCAATGGGCCCTGGGGCGCGCCGGTGACGCCGGCGAGCGCACGCAGGGGCACGAATTGCTGATCGAGGGGCAACGATGA
- a CDS encoding neutral/alkaline non-lysosomal ceramidase N-terminal domain-containing protein has translation MTFRAGAAEVVITPPVGTFLDGYSARSTGSVGVHDDLHARAIAFDDGTTQAAIVGCDLIGIDRRLARAVRQIVHEAIGIPREHIMVSATHTHAGPAGLRADMNAELTDITTRLIAGAIISAHAKLRPAVVKAGRGSVDSVSQNRRHPDWPIEDALHMLLFDSPDPRGGVIASIVNFACHATVMFSSNMEISADYPGYAAATVKKVLGDAPVVFLNGACGDVNPSWIEQRFEEAERVGSIVGAEAARRLQELRPLGLQQKTWNIRWDELTDKPVTSGSLIAEPRIRVAASVVDVPMRQLEPPATYEARIAEARREVDVLAASDVEQRRRLMEQITRLSGERGVASRQRPGGPHSLHPEVQAISLGPGQAILGLPGEFFAETALRLRADAGIEHLAIACYTNHHVFYVVPHHAFDEGGYEPGVAVLDDTAEATFRDTALKLIAAVAR, from the coding sequence ATGACGTTCCGGGCCGGCGCTGCCGAAGTCGTCATCACGCCGCCCGTCGGGACGTTTCTAGACGGGTACAGCGCGCGGTCGACGGGCAGCGTGGGCGTGCACGACGACTTGCACGCGCGCGCGATCGCGTTCGACGACGGGACGACGCAGGCGGCGATCGTCGGCTGCGACCTAATCGGCATCGACCGGCGGTTGGCGCGCGCGGTGCGGCAGATCGTCCACGAGGCGATCGGTATCCCGCGCGAGCACATCATGGTGAGCGCGACGCACACGCACGCGGGGCCGGCGGGGCTGCGGGCTGACATGAACGCCGAACTGACCGACATCACGACGCGGCTGATCGCCGGCGCGATCATCTCGGCGCACGCGAAGCTGCGGCCCGCCGTCGTGAAGGCGGGTCGCGGGAGCGTGGACAGCGTCAGTCAGAACCGACGCCATCCCGACTGGCCGATCGAAGACGCGCTGCACATGCTCCTGTTCGACTCGCCGGACCCGCGCGGCGGCGTGATTGCATCGATCGTGAACTTCGCGTGCCACGCGACAGTGATGTTTTCGAGCAACATGGAGATCTCGGCGGACTACCCCGGCTACGCGGCGGCGACGGTGAAGAAGGTGCTCGGCGACGCGCCCGTGGTCTTCCTGAACGGCGCGTGCGGCGACGTCAACCCATCGTGGATCGAGCAGCGGTTCGAAGAAGCGGAGCGCGTCGGTTCGATCGTGGGCGCGGAGGCGGCGCGACGGCTGCAGGAGCTGCGGCCGCTCGGGTTGCAGCAGAAGACGTGGAACATCCGCTGGGACGAGTTGACCGACAAGCCCGTGACGAGCGGAAGCCTGATCGCTGAGCCGCGCATCCGCGTGGCGGCTTCGGTCGTGGACGTGCCGATGCGGCAACTCGAACCCCCAGCGACGTACGAGGCACGCATCGCGGAGGCGCGGCGCGAAGTCGATGTGCTGGCGGCGTCAGACGTCGAGCAGCGGCGACGACTGATGGAGCAGATCACGCGGCTGAGCGGCGAGCGGGGCGTCGCTTCGCGGCAGCGGCCCGGCGGACCACACTCCTTGCACCCCGAGGTGCAGGCGATCTCTCTGGGTCCGGGACAGGCGATCCTGGGGCTGCCGGGGGAGTTCTTCGCGGAGACGGCGCTGCGTCTGCGGGCCGACGCGGGCATCGAGCACCTGGCGATCGCGTGTTATACGAACCACCACGTCTTTTATGTCGTGCCGCATCACGCGTTCGATGAAGGCGGCTACGAGCCCGGGGTGGCTGTGCTGGATGACACCGCGGAGGCGACGTTCAGAGACACGGCGCTGAAGTTGATTGCGGCGGTGGCACGATAG
- a CDS encoding PIG-L deacetylase family protein: MKRVLVFEAHGDDMEFFAGGTIAKFAEAGHAVTLVCATDNDKGSFELSADELRAVRDRELRGAADVLGVGKVIPLGYSDGDLAYDVPSRDLRGQFMRIIREERPDIVFTWDPFTPYEGHPDHRAVATAASEAANFAHFPNFHPEHMEDGLEPHYVGEQWYFAKSPRDQNKFVDIDGTIDKKIAALHAHEAQMVLTVASMQFELRASGLDVPWLAELDAHDYHAAIDKQMRAAGKAVAKRSGLPCTYAEGFRRTRFGGIESLAKGQTIAEDV; the protein is encoded by the coding sequence ATGAAGCGGGTGCTTGTCTTCGAGGCGCACGGCGACGACATGGAGTTCTTCGCGGGGGGGACGATCGCGAAGTTCGCCGAGGCGGGGCACGCCGTCACGCTGGTCTGCGCGACGGACAACGACAAGGGCTCGTTCGAGCTGAGCGCCGATGAATTGCGCGCCGTGCGCGACCGCGAGTTGCGGGGCGCGGCGGACGTGCTGGGCGTCGGGAAGGTGATCCCGCTGGGCTACTCGGACGGCGACCTGGCGTATGACGTGCCATCGCGTGACCTGCGGGGTCAATTCATGCGGATCATCCGCGAGGAGCGGCCGGACATCGTCTTCACGTGGGATCCGTTCACCCCATACGAGGGGCACCCGGACCATCGCGCCGTGGCGACGGCGGCGAGCGAAGCGGCGAACTTCGCGCACTTTCCGAACTTTCACCCGGAGCACATGGAGGACGGGCTGGAGCCGCATTACGTCGGCGAGCAGTGGTACTTCGCCAAGTCGCCGCGCGACCAGAACAAGTTCGTCGACATCGATGGCACGATCGACAAGAAGATCGCGGCGCTCCACGCACACGAGGCGCAGATGGTGCTCACAGTGGCGAGCATGCAGTTCGAGCTGCGTGCATCGGGGCTGGACGTGCCGTGGCTCGCCGAACTGGACGCGCACGACTATCACGCCGCGATCGACAAGCAGATGCGTGCGGCGGGGAAGGCGGTCGCGAAGCGCAGCGGACTGCCCTGTACCTATGCCGAGGGCTTCCGCCGCACGCGGTTCGGCGGCATCGAATCGCTGGCGAAGGGCCAGACGATCGCGGAGGACGTGTAA
- a CDS encoding sugar phosphate isomerase/epimerase family protein has translation MKLGCSSWSYQAAFRDGRIDLREWVRICAEELELDGVELVDVHFPTTDAVYLRDLKKLCTDLQLTIAGVAVTNDFGPSEKRALETQHVKQWCDVAAYLGAPVVRVFAGWVPPQRLEQDPGRIVGFVRKVLGTKAPNTRRLWSDITWALRQCADYAGERGVVLAIQNNRADGVVGSAQQLEQCVHDVGSPWLRICLDPADLADRAGVEAAMGRVVQTHAKLRDVRDDGSDASIHWPELLRMLRLGRYRGFVLLDYEGGEDPETAVPRASRYIRGILHLLQRQQLLAAGGADGASRDNGAVLVETELVAPVEIRAAR, from the coding sequence GTGAAGCTCGGCTGCAGTTCGTGGTCGTACCAGGCGGCGTTTCGCGACGGACGCATTGACCTGCGCGAATGGGTGCGGATCTGCGCCGAGGAGTTGGAGCTGGACGGCGTCGAGCTGGTCGATGTGCACTTCCCGACGACCGATGCCGTGTATCTTCGCGACCTGAAGAAGTTGTGTACCGACCTGCAGCTCACGATCGCCGGCGTGGCCGTCACCAACGACTTCGGGCCGTCGGAGAAGCGGGCGCTGGAGACGCAGCACGTGAAGCAGTGGTGTGACGTCGCGGCGTACCTGGGAGCGCCGGTCGTGCGCGTGTTCGCCGGCTGGGTGCCGCCGCAACGGCTGGAGCAGGATCCGGGGCGGATCGTCGGGTTCGTGCGCAAGGTGCTCGGGACGAAGGCGCCGAACACGCGCCGGCTCTGGTCGGACATCACGTGGGCGCTGCGGCAGTGCGCGGATTACGCGGGGGAGCGTGGCGTCGTGCTGGCGATTCAGAATAACCGCGCCGACGGCGTCGTCGGCTCGGCTCAACAACTGGAGCAGTGTGTACACGACGTGGGGTCGCCGTGGCTGCGCATCTGTCTCGATCCGGCGGATCTCGCCGACCGCGCGGGCGTCGAGGCGGCGATGGGGCGCGTCGTGCAGACGCACGCGAAGCTCCGCGACGTGCGCGACGACGGCAGCGACGCGAGCATCCACTGGCCCGAACTTCTGCGCATGCTGAGGCTGGGGCGATACCGCGGATTCGTGCTCCTGGACTACGAGGGCGGGGAGGATCCGGAGACGGCGGTGCCGCGCGCCTCGCGGTACATCCGCGGCATCCTGCACCTGCTGCAACGACAGCAACTGCTCGCCGCCGGTGGCGCCGACGGCGCCTCGCGCGACAACGGGGCCGTGCTGGTCGAGACGGAACTCGTCGCGCCGGTCGAGATCCGCGCCGCACGTTGA
- a CDS encoding HAD family hydrolase, protein MTIRAVIFDLGHTLWDIGHPGTSLERAYADMRSTLCARLERDDLPEAAAFQRAVYDVLVASSKTYFSDGPNLDQPPSHVWIDRGCRAIGVELEEALLREITPPLFATERDSLICGDGTLDAVQALSDAGYAIGCVTNTLADTATIRAMLRKHGFEDVMRSVVVSADEGWRKPHASLFEKALRETGVAAQEAVFVGDSPLHDIGGAKAVGMWAVLTRQYVARPYEGFEPQPDAVIDHVRELGDVLQRLGT, encoded by the coding sequence TTGACCATCCGGGCAGTCATCTTCGACCTGGGGCACACGCTGTGGGACATCGGCCACCCGGGCACATCGCTCGAGCGCGCCTACGCAGACATGCGCTCGACGCTGTGCGCACGCCTCGAACGCGACGATCTGCCCGAGGCAGCGGCGTTCCAGCGGGCGGTCTACGACGTGCTGGTCGCATCTTCGAAGACGTATTTCTCCGACGGTCCGAATCTCGATCAGCCGCCGTCGCACGTGTGGATCGACCGCGGTTGCCGCGCGATCGGCGTCGAACTGGAAGAGGCGCTGTTGCGGGAGATCACGCCGCCGCTGTTCGCGACGGAGCGCGACAGCCTGATCTGCGGCGACGGCACGCTGGACGCGGTACAGGCGCTCAGTGATGCCGGTTACGCGATCGGCTGCGTGACGAATACGCTCGCCGATACGGCGACGATCCGCGCGATGCTGCGCAAGCATGGCTTCGAGGACGTGATGCGGAGCGTCGTGGTGTCCGCGGACGAAGGCTGGCGGAAGCCGCACGCGTCGCTGTTCGAGAAGGCGCTGCGCGAGACCGGCGTGGCGGCGCAGGAGGCGGTGTTCGTCGGCGACAGCCCGTTGCACGACATCGGCGGCGCGAAGGCTGTTGGGATGTGGGCGGTGCTGACGCGGCAGTACGTCGCGCGGCCGTACGAGGGGTTTGAGCCGCAGCCGGATGCGGTGATCGATCACGTGCGGGAGTTGGGGGACGTGCTCCAGCGCCTCGGGACGTAG
- a CDS encoding sensor domain-containing diguanylate cyclase, producing the protein MRWLPHKKDLKNDHEPEPFIGIESLVTSRPEGREGRLFDLVILSLFLHSAGSQNEMLGAFIERAPEVTEAVFVFPLLLDKKRDVLTASALEGIVEPRLERMMEAVQEDLTALELDMPVNHVRRLIIEQGEVVLRESMSELFDGVIDAEVWQEAERKLGIKKVALVPMLVEGEPYGVVGFAFDKPDLDAEIVELLVGHFTLSLRDIATQEDTARFNDIDPVTWVYNKRYINDAIEAELIRCGRYAKALSVVIIDLDDFGAFNAQYGQSLGDRLLRSAAVSLAEAISPPEVVARLKDDEFAVLLPETNRAAAVSVTTRLLASLSQVSVFGDDGSPEPMKASVAIVCFPEDGTSARDLLDNAMTDLAQAKVEREQQAKIQAARPVNPLARASSDRLRG; encoded by the coding sequence ATGCGCTGGCTACCCCACAAGAAGGACCTCAAGAACGATCACGAGCCCGAGCCGTTCATCGGCATCGAGTCGCTTGTTACCTCCCGCCCGGAAGGCCGCGAGGGTCGCCTCTTCGACCTCGTGATCCTCTCGCTGTTCCTGCACAGCGCCGGCAGCCAGAACGAGATGCTGGGCGCCTTCATCGAACGCGCGCCTGAGGTCACCGAGGCTGTCTTCGTCTTCCCGCTGCTGCTCGATAAGAAGCGCGACGTGCTCACCGCCAGCGCCCTGGAGGGCATCGTCGAGCCGCGCCTCGAACGCATGATGGAAGCCGTGCAGGAAGACTTGACCGCGCTCGAATTGGACATGCCGGTCAACCACGTCCGGCGCCTGATCATCGAACAGGGTGAAGTCGTGCTCCGCGAATCGATGTCAGAGCTGTTCGACGGAGTCATCGATGCTGAAGTGTGGCAGGAGGCCGAGCGCAAGCTGGGCATCAAGAAGGTCGCGCTCGTCCCGATGCTCGTCGAAGGCGAGCCCTACGGCGTCGTCGGCTTCGCCTTCGATAAGCCGGACCTCGACGCCGAGATCGTGGAGTTGCTCGTCGGCCACTTCACGCTGTCGCTGCGAGACATCGCGACGCAGGAGGACACGGCGCGCTTCAACGACATCGATCCCGTCACCTGGGTCTACAACAAGCGCTACATCAACGACGCGATCGAGGCCGAACTGATCCGCTGCGGCCGCTACGCGAAGGCCCTCTCGGTCGTCATCATCGACCTCGACGACTTCGGCGCCTTTAACGCGCAGTACGGCCAGTCCCTGGGCGACCGCCTGCTCCGCAGCGCCGCCGTCAGCCTCGCGGAAGCGATCTCGCCGCCGGAAGTCGTCGCGCGGTTGAAGGACGATGAGTTCGCCGTGCTGCTGCCCGAAACGAACCGCGCCGCCGCCGTCTCTGTCACGACGCGACTGCTCGCCAGCCTGTCGCAGGTATCTGTGTTCGGCGACGATGGATCGCCGGAGCCAATGAAAGCATCGGTGGCGATCGTCTGCTTCCCGGAAGACGGCACCTCGGCCAGGGACCTGCTCGACAATGCGATGACCGACCTCGCACAGGCGAAGGTCGAGCGCGAACAGCAAGCGAAGATCCAGGCCGCACGCCCCGTCAACCCGCTCGCCCGCGCCTCCAGCGACCGCCTGCGCGGCTAG
- the aroQ gene encoding type II 3-dehydroquinate dehydratase has protein sequence MAPMRILLLNGPNLNTLGSREPEIYGTATLSDIERSVTDRAAALGADVRAFQANSEGDLIDWLQREAPEGDALIINAGAYTHTSVALRDAVAACALPVIEVHLSNVWRREEFRHESLLSPLASGIIVGLGPQGYVLAVDALGRMLKGTE, from the coding sequence ATGGCGCCGATGCGCATCCTGCTGCTGAACGGGCCGAACCTGAACACGCTGGGCTCCCGCGAACCCGAGATCTACGGCACAGCCACCCTCTCAGACATCGAGCGTTCGGTGACGGATCGGGCGGCGGCGCTGGGCGCGGACGTGCGGGCGTTCCAGGCCAACAGCGAGGGCGACCTCATCGACTGGTTGCAGCGCGAGGCGCCTGAGGGCGATGCCCTGATCATCAATGCGGGCGCATATACGCATACGAGCGTGGCGCTCAGGGATGCCGTCGCGGCGTGCGCACTTCCCGTCATCGAGGTGCACCTTTCGAACGTCTGGAGGCGCGAGGAGTTCCGGCACGAGTCGCTGCTGTCGCCGCTCGCATCGGGGATCATCGTCGGGCTGGGGCCGCAGGGCTACGTGCTCGCGGTCGATGCGCTCGGCCGCATGCTCAAGGGCACGGAGTGA